One region of Camelus bactrianus isolate YW-2024 breed Bactrian camel chromosome 22, ASM4877302v1, whole genome shotgun sequence genomic DNA includes:
- the LOC105078245 gene encoding LOW QUALITY PROTEIN: 3-galactosyl-N-acetylglucosaminide 4-alpha-L-fucosyltransferase FUT3-like (The sequence of the model RefSeq protein was modified relative to this genomic sequence to represent the inferred CDS: inserted 2 bases in 1 codon), translated as MAPPGWAKIKCSWHHYLPGVLLQLLLALCFFSYLRVSQDKPRWSPESGATMVGSPTSALNESAGPMAFKGAPCQATAGPSTCPPLLLLLWTWPFNVWVALLXCLEMRPGTHDCQLTDNRREYPRADAVLVHHREVSSRPKAQLPPSPRPPGQRWVWYSMESPSNSPQLKTLDGYFNLTMSYHRDSDIFMPYGWLEPWPGQPVEALVNVSAKTKLVAWVVSNWRADSVRVRHYQTLQAHLQVGVYGRRHKPRPRQVMTQQLSQYEFYLAFENSLHPDYITEKLWKSALQAWAEPAVLGPSRSNYEEFLPPEAFIHVDDFKSPKDLAQHLLALDRDPARYLSHFRWREMLRPQSFSWALMFCKACWRLQQEPSYQTVPSITSWFT; from the exons ATGGCTCCACCAGGCTGGGCCAAGATAAAATGTTCCTGGCACCACTATCTCCCTGGGGTGTTGTTGCAGCTGCTTTTGGCCCTGTGCTTCTTCTCCTACCTGCGTGTGTCCCAAGACAAGCCCAGGTGGTCCCCTGAGTCTGGAGCCACCATGGTGGGATCACCCACCAGTGCTCTCAATGAGTCGGCTGGGCCAATGGCCTTCAAAGGGGCCCCCTGCCAGGCCACTGCAGGGCCCTCCACCTGCCCgcccctgctcctcctgctgtGGACATGGCCATTCAACGTCTGGGTGGCTCTCTT CTGCTTGGAGATGCGACCCGGCACCCACGACTGCCAGCTGACCGACAACCGCAGGGAGTACCCTCGAGCGGATGCGGTCCTCGTGCATCACCGAGAGGTCAGCTCCAGGCCCAAGGCGCAGCTCCCACCTTCCCCGCGGCCACCCGGCCAGCGCTGGGTCTGGTACAGCATGGAATCGCCCAGCAACTCCCCACAGCTGAAGACCCTGGACGGATACTTTAATCTCACCATGTCCTACCACAGGGACTCGGATATCTTCATGCCGTACGGCTGGCTCGAGCCATGGCCTGGCCAGCCTGTTGAAGCGCTGGTCAACGTCTCAGCCAAGACCAAGCTGGTGGCCTGGGTGGTGTCCAACTGGAGGGCGGACTCGGTCAGGGTACGGCACTACCAGACGCTGCAAGCTCACCTCCAGGTGGGCGTGTACGGGAGGCGCCACAAGCCGCGGCCCCGGCAGGTCATGACCCAGCAACTGTCCCAGTACGAGTTTTACCTCGCTTTCGAGAACTCCTTGCACCCCGACTACATCACGGAGAAGCTATGGAAGAGCGCCCTGCAGGCCTGGGCCGAGCCCGCAGTGCTGGGCCCCAGCAGGAGTAACTACGAAGAGTTCCTGCCCCCCGAAGCCTTCATCCACGTCGACGACTTCAAGAGCCCCAAGGACctggcccagcacctgctggcgCTGGACAGAGACCCGGCCCGCTACCTGAGCCACTTCCGCTGGCGGGAGATGCTGCGGCCTCAGTCCTTCAGCTGGGCCCTGATGTTCTGTAAGGCCTGCTGGCGGCTGCAGCAGGAGCCCAGCTACCAGACGGTGCCCAGCATCACCTCTTGGTTCACCTAA